A genome region from Methanobacterium subterraneum includes the following:
- a CDS encoding TIGR00288 family NYN domain-containing protein yields MRNLEKFKEYIPRMGESHVKSVALLIDGPNMLRKEFNFDLDVVQEILADYGKIKVGKVFLNQYASDKLIEAIVNQGLSPIIVAGDIDVQMAVEAFEAIHNPNVDVVALMTRNTDFLPLINIAKENGKETLVIGAEPGFSIALKNSADSTIVLKKQHQPHGAV; encoded by the coding sequence ATGCGTAACCTCGAAAAATTTAAAGAATACATCCCTCGAATGGGAGAATCTCATGTTAAAAGTGTTGCTTTATTAATTGATGGGCCTAACATGCTACGAAAGGAATTCAACTTTGATCTGGACGTAGTACAAGAAATACTTGCAGATTACGGGAAAATAAAGGTGGGGAAGGTTTTCCTAAACCAGTATGCATCAGATAAACTTATTGAAGCCATTGTTAACCAGGGTTTATCCCCTATTATTGTAGCCGGAGACATAGATGTTCAAATGGCAGTTGAAGCCTTTGAAGCCATACACAACCCCAACGTGGATGTGGTGGCCCTGATGACCAGGAACACTGACTTTTTACCACTGATCAACATTGCCAAAGAAAACGGGAAAGAAACCCTGGTTATTGGAGCAGAACCTGGTTTTAGTATCGCCCTTAAAAACTCCGCAGACAGTACCATAGTGTTGAAAAAACAACACCAACCCCATGGGGCAGTTTAA
- a CDS encoding GyrI-like domain-containing protein, translating to MEVIEKRIEEAKVAYIPHSGTYDKIPEYIQEVGQWIMEKKLEMAGRVYGTYYNSPEDVAEEDLRYEIGFSFKGDAVAEGKIGIKEIPEHTVLSAIHKGPYTKVGPVIHAVVDYAVENGYDIVGPVTEVYLNDPQEVPESELLTEVQFPVIKMK from the coding sequence ATGGAAGTAATAGAAAAAAGAATTGAAGAAGCCAAAGTGGCTTACATTCCACACAGTGGAACTTATGATAAGATTCCTGAATACATACAGGAAGTAGGACAATGGATTATGGAAAAAAAGCTTGAAATGGCTGGCCGGGTTTATGGAACCTACTACAACAGCCCCGAAGATGTGGCTGAGGAAGACTTGAGATACGAGATTGGTTTTTCATTTAAGGGAGATGCCGTGGCCGAAGGTAAAATAGGTATCAAAGAAATCCCTGAACACACGGTTCTGTCAGCTATTCACAAAGGACCTTATACCAAGGTTGGGCCAGTTATACATGCCGTGGTGGATTATGCTGTTGAAAATGGTTACGATATTGTAGGGCCAGTGACTGAAGTGTACCTCAACGATCCCCAAGAAGTTCCGGAAAGCGAACTTTTAACCGAAGTACAGTTTCCAGTTATAAAAATGAAATAA
- a CDS encoding potassium channel family protein, with the protein MYVVVMGGGRVGLNLASFLIADGHDVTLIENDENLCTNAAAELDALVICGNGTNTKTLEEANVSSADVFVAATGNDEANLLACILVREFKLPKIIARVSEPSHAEAFRKVGIDSVISPEITAASYLEKLIIRPKIADLVVMGKGDAELLDFNLENEKVVGKRVGDISPTEDFIIVAVYENGDITIPKPDIVLKKGMKVSILVKTKSAREVMQRFTK; encoded by the coding sequence ATGTACGTGGTTGTAATGGGTGGTGGAAGAGTCGGTTTGAACCTGGCCTCTTTCTTGATTGCAGATGGTCATGATGTTACTCTTATTGAAAATGATGAAAATTTATGCACCAATGCTGCAGCAGAACTGGATGCACTGGTGATTTGTGGTAACGGTACCAACACCAAAACTCTGGAAGAGGCTAATGTGTCCAGTGCAGATGTTTTTGTGGCCGCCACTGGAAATGATGAAGCTAACCTTCTGGCCTGCATCCTGGTGAGGGAGTTCAAACTTCCTAAAATAATTGCCAGGGTAAGTGAACCCAGTCATGCTGAGGCATTCCGTAAGGTTGGTATTGACTCGGTTATCAGCCCCGAGATCACCGCAGCCAGTTACCTGGAAAAACTGATTATCAGACCTAAAATCGCTGACCTGGTAGTGATGGGGAAGGGTGATGCCGAACTACTTGATTTTAACCTGGAAAATGAGAAGGTGGTTGGCAAGAGAGTGGGAGATATCAGCCCTACCGAAGACTTTATAATCGTGGCAGTGTATGAAAACGGAGATATAACCATTCCAAAACCAGACATAGTTCTGAAAAAGGGTATGAAGGTTTCTATTCTGGTGAAGACCAAGTCTGCCCGTGAAGTAATGCAAAGATTCACCAAATAA